Proteins encoded within one genomic window of Rhododendron vialii isolate Sample 1 chromosome 1a, ASM3025357v1:
- the LOC131334289 gene encoding laccase-12-like, whose product MEAYNGYVKPKCNCFFLGLLFLLLALMGSFANAKTHHRNFVVQQTPENRLCRIHNILTVNGQYPGPTLQVNNGDTLVVKVLNSGRYNVTIHWHGIRQMRTPWADGPEYVTQCPIQPGASYTYRFPIENQEGTFWWHAHSRFLRATVHGALIVLPKLGSSYPFPKPKHEIPVILGEWWNRDVISVQRLAIFTGGAPNVSDAYTINGQPGDLYICSSKGTTRFPVQSGDTILLRVINAALNQQLFFKVANHRLTVVEADAAYTKPFTTSTIMLGPGQTTNVLLTADQTPGRYYMAARAYATAQNAPFDNTTTTAILEYQSAKRGVPSRPILPRLPAFNDTATVTAFSAQLKSFGKVAVPTKIDKNLFFTIGLGFVNCAPGPRCQGPNNTRFAASMNNVSFVLPRRASLLQAYYQNIPGIFTTDFPPVPPIKFNYTGTVSRALWQPRFGTKLYKLKFGSTVQIVLQDTGIFSTEDHPIHLHGYHFFVVGQGFGNFNRRRDTPSFNLIDPPVRNTIDVPVGGWAVIRFVADNPGVWLFHCHIDTHLAWGLAMSFLVENGIGKLQSVSPPPADLPPC is encoded by the exons ATGGAGGCTTATAACGGCTATGTAAAGCCGAAGTGCAACTGCTTCTTCTTAGGCCTTCTGTTCTTACTACTAGCTCTGATGGGTTCTTTTGCAAATGCAAAGACTCACCACCGCAACTTTGTT GTACAACAAACTCCAGAGAACAGACTCTGCAGAATCCACAATATACTCACCGTTAATGGTCAGTATCCGGGGCCCACATTGCAAGTCAATAATGGAGACACACTTGTTGTCAAAGTCCTGAACAGTGGCCGCTACAACGTCACCATCCACTG GCATGGAATTCGCCAGATGAGAACACCATGGGCAGATGGCCCCGAGTACGTGACTCAGTGTCCAATCCAGCCAGGAGCAAGTTACACATACCGGTTCCCAATTGAAAATCAGGAGGGAACCTTCTGGTGGCATGCTCACAGCAGATTTCTTAGAGCTACTGTTCACGGAGCACTGATAGTCTTACCTAAATTGGGCTCCTCATACCCCTTCCCAAAACCCAAGCATGAAATCCCTGTTATTCTAG GAGAATGGTGGAACAGGGATGTTATTAGTGTCCAAAGACTAGCAATTTTCACGGGGGGAGCACCCAATGTGTCCGATGCATACACCATAAATGGTCAACCGGGTGATCTATACATATGTTCCAGCAAAG GTACCACAAGATTCCCTGTGCAGTCAGGGGATACAATTCTCCTCAGAGTCATCAACGCTGCACTCAATCAACAACTCTTCTTCAAGGTGGCAAACCACAGACTCACCGTTGTGGAAGCCGACGCCGCCTATACCAAGCccttcaccacctccaccatcaTGTTGGGACCCGGTCAGACGACCAATGTCCTTCTCACTGCCGATCAGACACCTGGACGCTACTACATGGCAGCTCGTGCCTACGCTACTGCCCAGAATGCGCCGTTTGACAATACCACCACAACTGCAATCCTTGAATATCAATCTGCCAAAAGGGGGGTTCCCTCAAGACCGATCTTACCACGGTTACCCGCCTTCAACGACACGGCGACCGTGACGGCATTCTCGGCACAATTAAAAAGTTTCGGCAAGGTTGCAGTCCCGACCAAGATTGACAAGAACTTGTTTTTCACaattgggttagggtttgtcAACTGCGCTCCTGGACCCCGATGCCAAGGGCCTAACAATACTCGTTTTGCTGCCAGCATGAACAATGTGTCATTTGTGTTGCCAAGAAGGGCCTCTTTACTCCAAGCGTATTACCAAAACATACCCGGTATCTTCACAACAGACTTCCCACCTGTGCCGCCGATAAAATTCAACTACACGGGCACCGTGAGTCGTGCACTGTGGCAACCTAGGTTTGGGACTAAGCTCTATAAACTAAAGTTCGGATCCACGGTACAAATTGTGCTTCAAGATACAGGTATCTTCTCAACAGAAGACCACCCTATACATCTCCATGGATACCACTTCTTTGTTGTCGGACAAGGATTTGGTAACTTTAATCGTAGAAGAGATACACCATCATTTAACCTCATTGATCCACCTGTACGAAATACTATTGACGTCCCTGTTGGCGGATGGGCAGTAATCCGGTTTGTTGCTGATAATCCGG GAGTTTGGTTATTTCACTGTCACATAGACACTCATCTCGCCTGGGGTCTGGCTATGTCATTCCTGGTTGAAAATGGTATAGGGAAATTGCAGTCCGTATCACCCCCTCCAGCCGATCTGCCTCCATGCTAA
- the LOC131318520 gene encoding U2 small nuclear ribonucleoprotein B''-like: MMLSGDIPPNQTIYVKNLNEKVKKEELKRSLYALFSQYGRVLDIVALKTAKLRGQAWVVFSDVTAASNAVRQMQNFPFYDKPMRIQYAKTKSECVAKADGTYVPRDKKKKQEEKADRKRRGEEPQRSATANGTRSDINGGPTASFGKPGAQESAAAPNNILFIQNLPHESTSTMLQLLFNQYPGFREVRMIEAKPGIAFVEFEDDVQSSVAMQALQGFKISPQHPMAVTYAKK, from the exons ATGATGCTCTCCGGCGACATTCCGCCTAATCAAACTATCTACGTAAAGAATCTCAACGAGAAGGTCAAGAAAGAAG AGCTGAAGAGATCTCTTTATGCTTTGTTCTCACAGTACGGACGGGTTTTGGACATCGTTGCGTTGAAAACTGCTAAGCTTCGAGGACAAGCGTGGGTTGTGTTTAGTGACGTTACAGCTGCCAGCAATGCAGTGCGGCAGATGCAGAACTTTCCGTTCTATGATAAACCTATG AGGATACAATATGCAAAAACAAAGTCAGAGTGTGTAGCTAAAGCAGATGGTACATATGTACCAAGagacaagaaaaagaagcaaGAGGAAAAAG CTGACAGAAAGAGGCGTGGCGAAGAACCACAGCGTTCTGCTACTGCTAATGGTACCAGAAGTGACATCAATGGAGGCCCAACT GCTTCCTTTGGAAAGCCGGGTGCACAAGAATCTGCTGCAGCTCCGAACAATATTCTATTTATACAGAATTTACCCCACGAGTCAACGAGTACGATGCTGCAGTTGCTTTTCAACCAGTATCCTGGTTTCAGGGAAGTCCGAATGATCGAAGCAAAGCCAGGTATTGCCTTTGTTGAGTTTGAGGATGATGTGCAGTCCTCAGTTGCCATGCAGGCCCTTCAGGGCTTCAAAATCAGCCCTCAACATCCCATGGCTGTCACTTATGCCAAAAAGTAA
- the LOC131326102 gene encoding probable WRKY transcription factor 26 has product MASTHITPQTNFSSFSKTQFMSSSATSFTDLLAGDYPSSSAVSRGLSDRIAERTGSGVPKFKSIPPPSIPTSPHAVSPSFFNFSPGFNLSEFLDSPVLFPSSNILPSPTTGSFPVQAFNWKNNSSHHEQGIKQEQNKYSGFSFGTETRPPTSSATSFQSQVPTESQNWGYQQMTNSDGLSTRNITVKPEYVSTIQTNSQNHGGFQSDYDQHKQSSQSLRQQRRSEDGYNWRKYGEKQVKGSENPRSYFKCTHPNCPTKKKVERSLLSGEITEIIYKGGHNHPKPHSTKRSSSASSQAIQHSNHSTGEFPDQSYALHGNGQMDSGATPENSSITIGDDEYDEEETAAKRMKFEGESEGISAAGSSTSREPRVVVQTKSNIDILDDGYRWRKYGQKVVKGNPNPRSYYKCTSQGCPVRKHVERASDDPRSVITTYEGKHNHEVPAARGSGNHSAARPLPNNASMAIRPSTTSHYSNTNSITNPSHNSRLPTSEGETRFTLEMLQSPGSFGFSGFGNSMSNYMGQPLKEDHGFFSRAKEEPRGDFIFESLLS; this is encoded by the exons atggCCTCTACCCATATCACACCACAAACAAACTTCTCTTCCTTCTCAAAAACCCAATTCATGTCATCCTCCGCCACCTCCTTCACCGACCTCCTCGCCGGAGACTACCCCTCCTCCTCCGCCGTCAGCCGCGGACTGTCCGACCGCATAGCCGAGAGAACCGGCTCCGGCGTGCCCAAATTCAAGTCGATTCCGCCGCCTTCGATCCCGACCTCACCCCATGCTGTCTCCCCTtctttcttcaacttctctcctGGGTTTAACCTGTCTGAGTTCTTGGACTCACCTGTTCTCTTCCCTTCTTCCAAC ATTCTACCATCTCCAACTACCGGGTCTTTTCCAGTTCAGGCCTTCAATTGGAAGAACAATTCTAGCCACCATGAGCAGGGCATCAAACAAGAGCAAAATAAGTACTCTGGTTTCTCTTTCGGGACTGAAACCAGGCCTCCAACATCATCTGCAACAAGCTTTCAGTCTCAAGTTCCCACT GAAAGCCAAAACTGGGGTTATCAACAGATGACCAATTCAGATGGTTTATCTACAAGAAACATTACGGTGAAACCCGAATACGTTTCCACAATACAGACCAATTCCCAAAACCATGGTGGGTTTCAATCAGATTATGATCAGCATAAACAATCATCACAGTCCCTAAGACAGCAGAGGAGATCAGAAGATGGGTACAATTGGAGAAAATATGGAGAGAAGCAAGTGAAAGGGAGCGAAAACCCGCGGAGTTATTTCAAATGTACACACCCAAATTGCCCAACTAAGAAGAAGGTTGAGAGGTCTTTACTAAGTGGGGAGATCACAGAGATTATTTACAAGGGGGGTCATAACCACCCAAAGCCTCACTCTACTAAGAGATCATCATCAGCTTCTTCTCAAGCAATTCAACACTCTAATCATTCGACCGGTGAATTCCCAGATCAGTCCTATGCATTACATGGCAATGGACAGATGGATTCTGGTGCGACACCAGAGAATTCTTCGATCACTATCGGGGATGATGAGTACGATGAAGAGGAAACTGCTGCCAAAAGAAT GAAGTTTGAGGGTGAAAGTGAAGGTATATCCGCTGCTGGGAGCAGTACATCAAGGGAACCAAGAGTTGTAGTCCAAACAAAAAGCAATATTGATATCCTTGATGACGGGTATAGATGGAGGAAATATGGGCAGAAGGTCGTCAAGGGAAATCCTAATCCAAG GAGCTACTACAAGTGCACAAGTCAAGGATGTCCCGTCAGAAAACACGTCGAGCGAGCATCCGACGACCCCAGATCAGTGATCACAACCTATGAGGGAAAGCATAACCACGAAGTTCCGGCAGCACGCGGCAGCGGTAACCACTCTGCCGCGAGGCCTTTGCCCAACAATGCGTCCATGGCCATTAGACCTTCGACTACATCCCATTACTCCAACACCAACTCAATTACAAATCCAAGCCACAATTCGAGGCTACCCACATCTGAAGGCGAAACACGCTTCACACTGGAGATGCTGCAGAGTCCAGGGAGTTTCGGATTCTCAGGATTTGGGAACTCAATGAGCAATTACATGGGTCAACCCCTAAAAGAAGACCATGGGTTTTTTTCCAGAGCCAAGGAAGAACCAAGGGGTGACTTTATCTTTGAGTCATTGCTAAGCTAA
- the LOC131318528 gene encoding uncharacterized protein LOC131318528 isoform X1 — MIYSHCLFHILNFQFLVMIYLSLNVFFPVLFPVSLTLALYPVLSTLSTEKEKEEFIICFLSSLRFIVQGVAALLKRTNLSVDWRRRRLDGSWLLAQGVSCSLVMTHEHVDVGKGQGYSVH; from the exons ATGATTTATTCTCATTGTTTGTTTCATATTCTGAATTTCCAgtttttggtaatgatttatCTCTCCCTAAATGTTTTCTTTCCAGTTCTCTTTCCCGTCTCCCTCACTCTTGCCCTCTATCCAGTACTCTCTACTCTCTCCACAG aaaaagagaaagaagagttTATCATATGTTTTCTTTCTTCGTTGCGCTTCATTGTACAAGGAGTTGCTGCTTTATTGAAGAGAACGAATTTGTCGGTGGATTGGAGGAGGAGAAGGTTAGACGGTTCATGGTTATTGGCTCAAGGGGTATCATGTTCATTGGTTATGACTCATGAACATGTCGATGTCGGAAAAGGACAAGGTTATTCTGTACATTAG
- the LOC131334297 gene encoding SWR1 complex subunit 6, with the protein MDEDTTTSNMLRRMSSRTRKVATKMVAALASSDNRTQAALARLEALENDNPGAEMIEINSDDEASLDDEDQVYTKKQSKSTKRKTRQAKALENAKKAPRTFLELLHEANLESLSPHLPSYLRAAVGPPSSSTRRHFCTVCGFTAKYTCVRCGMRFCAIRCQNIHNDTRCLKFVA; encoded by the exons ATGGACGAGGATACTACCACTTCCAACATGCTTCGCCGCATGTCAAGCCGGACTCGTAAGGTTGCGACGAAAATGGTCGCTGCACTTGCAAGCAGCGACAATCGAACACAG GCAGCCCTTGCTCGTCTTGAAGCTTTGGAGAATGACAATCCTGGAGCAGAGATGATAGAGATCAACAGCGATGACGAAGCTTCTCTTGACGACGAAGACCAAG tTTACACAAAGAAGcagtcaaaaagcacaaaacgTAAAACTCGTCAGGCAAAAGCACTTGAGAATGCTAAGAAGGCCCCCAGAACATTCCTGGAACTTTTGCATGAG GCGAACCTGGAATCTTTGTCTCCTCACTTGCCTTCCTATTTAAGAGCAGCAGTGGGCCCTCCAAGCTCCTCCACACGTCGCCATTTCTGCACTGTTTGTGGATTCACTGCTAAGTATACATGTGTACGCTGTGGGATGCGGTTCTGTGCAATCCGCTGCCAAAATATACACAATGATACTCGTTGCCTAAAATTTGTTGCTTGA
- the LOC131318528 gene encoding uncharacterized protein LOC131318528 isoform X2 codes for MNFCSLSRLPHSCPLSSTLYSLHRKRERRVYHMFSFFVALHCTRSCCFIEENEFVGGLEEEKVRRFMVIGSRGIMFIGYDS; via the exons ATGAATTTTTG TTCTCTTTCCCGTCTCCCTCACTCTTGCCCTCTATCCAGTACTCTCTACTCTCTCCACAG aaaaagagaaagaagagttTATCATATGTTTTCTTTCTTCGTTGCGCTTCATTGTACAAGGAGTTGCTGCTTTATTGAAGAGAACGAATTTGTCGGTGGATTGGAGGAGGAGAAGGTTAGACGGTTCATGGTTATTGGCTCAAGGGGTATCATGTTCATTGGTTATGACTCATGA